The nucleotide window GAAGCCCTCTGATGCGCGTACATCCTGCATTTCCAACCCCCCGCCCTGTTGTTCTGGAGCCAAAGGCGCGGTTCGCTTGTCCTTGCGCGGACCGAACCTTTGGTCGCCTTCCTCGTATTTGCGTTTGAAACGCAGATATGTCGGCGGACGTGGGCGTTGCAACACGGCAGCCCAGTTTTTGAAAACAGAGCCCTGGGTAAAGGGTCTGTGTCGGTCCTTCTTGAGGAACTTGTGAGAGTTCAAATACTCACGTGTTGTCTCGCCCCTTCCAACCAAGAACAAATGATACACGCCCAGACTGAAGGGATATGACCATCCGAGAAGCCCGTATATACACATGGCAAAGGGAACACGCCACCGGCCAATCGCCGCGCCAAACGACGCGCCGTTTTGTGCCCGCCAAACTAGTATGTGTGCCAAACTAGCGCCAAGAAGAAAGAGGCCTAACAAAGTCGTGGCAcagacgaagacgaagaaaTAGCGGTAGTTACGGCGCCCGACACAATTGTTAAGCCAAACGCAGTGATGGTCCTGCGTCTCAACGCAGTTGTCGCACACACGGCAATGATGGGCACGCGGAGGTCGCCAGATGTTGCAGCTTTTGCAGTACTTGGTCGGGACCTCCATGGCGGCGTTGGTGCCTGTGGCGGAGACGACCATGGTCCACTCAGTCGTAGGAGGACCAAGACTGAGGGGGTCTTCATTAGGATTAGGCGGAGGAAACGGATGTAGATTCCTGGGGAGTATCTGGGCAGATTAGCAATGTCCGAGACGAGGAGAGGGTGCAACATACGCCCGGGTCTGAGGCAGAAGCATGCATGAAAGACGAAAAGGAGACTAGAAGCAGATATGCAAAGAGAATGGGTATCGAGGGGGAAACATGGAGCCAAAGCCACGGTGCCCTATAGAAGCGGTTAGCGGGACGAGCGTGAGTAGTAGGGGGCCTGTACGTACGAAAATCCGAAGAAGAGACCAGCGGGCAGAAGAATAAGAATTGCCGTTGCTACATTAACCGGCCGGTCGCGCGTGTTTTGTAATCGACCACCCCAGCAGAAGGCCGTGTTGCCAGAGAAGTACTGGTAGTTTTTGCCCAGCTCCCTCTTGACGGCTTCCTTGGTAGCCTCCCTCCGTGAGAGGCGGGGGGATGACTCGGCAGACGTGAGCTTCTCGTGCCCTTGATGCGGTCGCATCTGCGCCGAGCGACCGTCGCGACTAGAGAGCATGAAGCTGGACCTGAAGGAGCGCGGAGATTTGCTTGGTGTGGGGAGCCTGGCATCATGGACATTTGCAAGATTTAGGTGCTGTGGCCTGGGGCGCTGCAGAGGAGTGATGCTCTCGCCACGGCTGCGCACTGTCTCGGCACCGGTGGGCGTGGTGTTGGCCGTGGTGCGATCGGGCATGTCTCGGTCGGTGATGTCGGTCCCGCGCGAAGGTGGAGGCTGCAGGTCCAGCTCGTGATGGAGGCCTGACGCGCCCCGGATGGTTTGCGCCGACCCTGCGCTCTGGCGATATGAGCTGCGGGCTGACTCGAGGGCGGGATCCGCGTAGAGCGAGCTGTGACCGAGAAGCGACGTGGGGCGCTGGTTGCGCTGCTGCTGAAGGCGTTGCGAGCTCATGGGACGAAAGAAACCATGGGCAGCGAGCGGCACGTGGGTTCTGCTGGCCGCCGTGCCTGGTCGACTGTGGTGTCCGAGACTGCCAGCCACACTCATGCCACCTCCACGTCGCGCTGGGCTGACTTGCGACCATCTGTTCTGGCTGCCCGAGTTGGCTGTCGCGATGGACGAGGGTCGCGAGGGCGGCAGCCCAGCCTCGCCTGGCGGGCCCGTCATGCCCAGCACGCGGCTGCCCGTGGAGCTGCGCTTCTGTTCGGATGGCGTCATGGCCATGGTGTAGTTTTCGCCGGCGGAGTTGCTGTGTTTACCAGCAGCATGACATCGGTTAGGGAATGCGCGGAGCAGGCGGCGCAGGCAGTAACGGCTGATTGCGAAGGAAAGAGCGACTGTCAATCAACAAGCGAGGGAGCGGAAAGACTGCGGGGCCGGGGCGTGGCGGAGGATGGACAGGCTGTGTTGTTTTGACGAAAGGGGCGCATATACAGGTGTGATGGCAGAGGTCGATGCGCACGGCCGTCCTGACGCAGCCGTTACGCTTGGCGACCCGCGAGCGAGTTCCGACATGGAACCACGGCTGCCCTCGTCCGCGCTGAACGCACGCTTCTTTCGCACCTACGCCCCCTCGCAAGCCTATCCACGCCCAATTGCACCCACCATGTCCTCCATCATCGCCCGCTCGGCCTTGCGCGCCGCTCCGCGCCTTCGCCCGACTCCTGCCCTCCGACGGTGGGCCAGCGCTGCGGCTGAAGGCGAGCGACAAGCCGGCAAAGACGCCCTCAAGACGGGAGCGAAGCGCGACCCCGAACTCTATGTACTATTTGCTATCATGAGCGGCGTTTTCGGTCTTGCAGGATGGCACTTTTGTAAGCCCCTAGCTGCGTCTGCTACCACACAAGCATATTGACAGCCACAAGCTCGCTCTCCAACAAGTGCCTCGTCTGAGCGTACCGTCGCCAAGGCCGCAGACAGCGAGCCTTGGAAGCAGGGCGGCACAGGCCCTTACCAGTACCACCCCGGCGGTGACACCAGCGTCAAGAAGGATGCGCCCTCTGCACTAAATGTCGTGGTGATCCCCAACGTCACTCTTCCCAAGGTATGTACTCGTTAATCTCAAATGCACAGACTAGACTGTGCTGATATTGCAGGAACTCCACGATACCTACAACAAGTGGGGCAAGGATGGCTACTAAGACGCCGTCGTATGGGCCTACTTTGAGAAAGCTGCTGATGACGAGCCGTGAATTTCCCGTCTTTATTGCATGTCTGTATATAAGACTGCCATGGATGCATTGCGTAGAACATTAAATCTCTCCGTTACTGCCGCTGCCCCATATGCTACTCTCCTTGATGCCACCtatcttcttctttccaTCTCCGTCTCTCCCGGCTAGTCCCAACATGCAAGAGTCATCGTAAAGTACTACGTTTCTAGGCCCAGTTGGAAGAATCAAACGGTCACACGTGCTTTGGCCATTGTAACTTTCCCCTAACATCCCATTCTTCCCCATTGCCAAACAAGGTGGGTGCGCAGAAAGTAGTCTATGGGTATCTATAACGCACTATCAGTCCGCATGCTACCACTCGCCGCAACCTTGGAGCTGCCCCTCACAGCCTTTTCTGAATCTCTGTAACCATGTTGCTCCGGTCAACCAACACACCGTCCTTCTCCGGGTCATTTTCGTCCTTGATCCCGAGAACCTTGATCTTGATTTTGCCCTCTTTGAGCTCGTCCTCCCCAAGAATGACAGCAAGTGGAACACCCGCCACTTCGGCCTGCTTGAACTGCTGTTGCACCTTCGGCTTCAGTTTGTAAGAAAACTCGGCCTTGATACCTGCAGCCCATAACTCCTGTGCAACTTGCATACGCTCCGTCAGCATGCCCGTGAAGCCTTTGCCACCAAACGCCATGACAAACGCATCAACGTCCTTGGCACGTTGTGTCGATTGACCGCGCGCTTTCATGATGCTGATGATTCGATCAATTCCGAAAGAGATGCCAACACAAGGAATAGGCTTGCCGCTGAACATGCCGACCAACTGGTCATATCGACCACCCGCAGCCACACTCCCTACACCAATCTCTTGCTGCTGTCCTTGCACACGCGGTGCTGACCCTTCGGTGACAACCTCATAGATCAGACCAGTGTAGTAGTCTAGGCCTCTAGCAAGTGAGAGGTCGAAGGATATTCTCTTCCGGGAGCCGAAAGCGTCCAGGTAGGCGAAGAGCAGCTCCATCTCCCGAACACCTTGGCTGATATCCTCGGATTTTGAGAGAACCTCGTCTGTTTTGAGAAATTCGATAATGTCGTCGCCGCCTTTGCGCTGTACCCATTCACCAATCTTGTCTGCGACTTCTGTTGGAAGACCTTTCGTCTCCATCTCTTTCTTCACCTCCGGCCACGGTAGCTGGAGTGCGTTAGTAGCTGAGAAAGGACTCAGGGCTTTCTTCTTACTTTGTCGAGCTTGTCCACAGCCGAGCTGATTGGACGTATTAGCTCTTCCTTCACACCAGCCGCCTTGAATAGGCCATCCAGAATTTTCCTGTGATTGATCTTGATTGTATATGAACCCCAGTCTAGCGCATCGAAGACATCGGTTGTGATCTTGAGCACCTCGGCATCGGGAATCATGGTGTCATAGGAGCCTGCAATGTCGAAATCGCATTGGTAGAATTCTCGCATGCGACCTTTGGTCATTGCTGGCTGATCCCGCCGGTACACCTTCGCAATCTGGTATCGCTTGAAGCTCTGTACACTCGGGTTCATGGCGAGCCATCGTGCAAGCGGAACCGTAAGATCATAGCGCAAAGAGCATAGCTCGCCACCCTGATCTTGCAGGTCGTAGATCAGCTTCGAGTCCTCTCCATATTTGCCGCTGAGAATCTCCTTGAGCTCGAAAACGGGCGTGTCGAGTGTCGTCGCCCCGTGGCGCTTGAAGACTTCAGTCACCGTTTGAAATAGCCGGTCGCGGAGAGCAGCGTCTTCGCCGGTCCCTGAGTTTTGTTAGTAGAAGAATTTAGATGCAATTGCACGGCAAAAGCAATACATACAATCGCGTGTGCCTTTAGGCACCTTCAAGTTGAAGCTCTTGCTCTTGTCCTCTTTACCCATGTCGTCGTCAACCAAAGGCGGGGCCTGCGTGCAGAGCCGGCGGCGGGGTGCAGAGAGTCGCAGACGAATTGGCGTTGGGCTGATTTTGCTGTAGGCGAAAGTGAGACGGAGGGCGTCTTGGAGGAGCGCGGGGCAGACAAAGTGGGGTGAAATGCGCTGCATGGGCGGAAAGTGACTCAATCGTTCGCCCAAGAGCAAGCGCGCCTGCGCAGATGATCCTTTATTTCGCGTCTTGGCCCGTGCATATCGACGTCACAGATAACTTGCATGTGTGCAATGGAGCTGTTGCGGAAAGCAAAAGTCGTGGAGATATCTGTATGGGTATCTAGTAATTAAGTGTGCCCTCACCACACGTCTCGAAATCTCAGCAGGTCCCTCTGTCCATAGCACTCTGCTACTACAGTCAAGATCATATCGATGGTGACCTTGGTGTTCCACTCGTCTTCAGTCAAGGGAGCA belongs to Pyrenophora tritici-repentis strain M4 chromosome 10, whole genome shotgun sequence and includes:
- a CDS encoding protein containing DHHC-type Zn finger, which codes for MAMTPSEQKRSSTGSRVLGMTGPPGEAGLPPSRPSSIATANSGSQNRWSQVSPARRGGGMSVAGSLGHHSRPGTAASRTHVPLAAHGFFRPMSSQRLQQQRNQRPTSLLGHSSLYADPALESARSSYRQSAGSAQTIRGASGLHHELDLQPPPSRGTDITDRDMPDRTTANTTPTGAETVRSRGESITPLQRPRPQHLNLANVHDARLPTPSKSPRSFRSSFMLSSRDGRSAQMRPHQGHEKLTSAESSPRLSRREATKEAVKRELGKNYQYFSGNTAFCWGGRLQNTRDRPVNVATAILILLPAGLFFGFSAPWLWLHVSPSIPILFAYLLLVSFSSFMHASASDPGILPRNLHPFPPPNPNEDPLSLGPPTTEWTMVVSATGTNAAMEVPTKYCKSCNIWRPPRAHHCRVCDNCVETQDHHCVWLNNCVGRRNYRYFFVFVCATTLLGLFLLGASLAHILVWRAQNGASFGAAIGRWRVPFAMCIYGLLGWSYPFSLGVYHLFLVGRGETTREYLNSHKFLKKDRHRPFTQGSVFKNWAAVLQRPRPPTYLRFKRKYEEGDQRFGPRKDKRTAPLAPEQQGGGLEMQDVRASEGFSGPAGRTVRDDAEATVN
- a CDS encoding HisS, Histidyl-tRNA synthetase, whose translation is MQRISPHFVCPALLQDALRLTFAYSKISPTPIRLRLSAPRRRLCTQAPPLVDDDMGKEDKSKSFNLKVPKGTRDWTGEDAALRDRLFQTVTEVFKRHGATTLDTPVFELKEILSGKYGEDSKLIYDLQDQGGELCSLRYDLTVPLARWLAMNPSVQSFKRYQIAKVYRRDQPAMTKGRMREFYQCDFDIAGSYDTMIPDAEVLKITTDVFDALDWGSYTIKINHRKILDGLFKAAGVKEELIRPISSAVDKLDKLPWPEVKKEMETKGLPTEVADKIGEWVQRKGGDDIIEFLKTDEVLSKSEDISQGVREMELLFAYLDAFGSRKRISFDLSLARGLDYYTGLIYEVVTEGSAPRVQGQQQEIGVGSVAAGGRYDQLVGMFSGKPIPCVGISFGIDRIISIMKARGQSTQRAKDVDAFVMAFGGKGFTGMLTERMQVAQELWAAGIKAEFSYKLKPKVQQQFKQAEVAGVPLAVILGEDELKEGKIKIKVLGIKDENDPEKDGVLVDRSNMVTEIQKRL